The window AAGTATCTACAACCTAATAGCTCTATACTTGTAAAATATAGGCCTACCATAAAATAATACTTTATcactaaacaaattataataagcccacataactaaaattattttccacaatctaataacatgaacattttatttacaatgattaTGTGCAGGAGCTTTTAAGTAACAGTgtggtatttaatttattttctttctgataACACATGGGCTTGTTTTGCTGGTCAGAGTACTCAACTTTCTTTTACAGGTACCAATATGTTTTTTTTGGACAGATTTGTTATTGTTCACCATTTTGCAATAATTGTTCATCAGGATATTAATACAAATCCATGTAATTTTTCCCCAAACCTCCTTACATTCATGCTGTGTACAAAACTGATACATAACAAATTCATCAATCGACCAGATTAATTCAGATATCAGTTTCAAAGCTGTTGGcctttgattttttaatttaaaaaaggtTTCAATGTTCTCCTCACCTAACAGCTTCTGCATGAAcacgtattatctgcgcactttttagtgatagatttttgtactcgttggagaagtaagaagggttccgttaatactgccaactgaatggaaatgaaatctgaattgaatcgataatatgatcgatcgatatgaattttataagcctttattattttaagcaaacaactgtgtcacacacacaatatataatactatataacatttcccattgcgaaacgtgttcctagcatgaattctacagtttggctttgctgtgtaaacaacaacagtacgagtacttaaagtgtacgccagatgtcgcacagcgatgataagcgattctttgtttgtgtttcaaaggttgccaatacgaatctcgaagataaccgaagtcgaccacttcagcactagggtgtaaatctatcactaaaaagtgcgcagataatatgtatACATAACAATCATTACTGGCAATTCCTGAGGATATTTTAATCCTCCCCTATCTAACTCTGTGATTAACTCATGCTCTTTACCACATGCCAATTTCTTATCCAGTACTAAAAATTCAGAACAGTTTTGACACTTGAGCTTCCTTAAAATAGAATAACAGCAATAGCCAGCAACATACGTCAGCACTGCCAAGTCTGAATCAGATATTTTCAAATCAGTTTCAGATACATTTATGTGCTTGAAATGTTCAGTTTCTAAACAATCATTATGGAGTGGATAATCTTCTTCATCTACATTTAGTTTGCTTATGGTTAGCTTACTGGAGGTGCCATGCTTTAAAGATAGTTGCAGTGAActtgaaagtcttaattttttttCAGCTTCAAATATCTGTCTAACAGAAACATGATACTGAGAACCAGACAACCGCCTATATAAGCCAAACCTTGCTTCCAACGCATCAGTTTGAAACTTACCAGGTAGAAGATATGACATGTTGAGCTCAGACAGACAATATTCAGCCAATTCAAttaaaccataagtggttaatttaaGAGCAGAGTGAGTCTCTTTTGTTAGTGTTCCACCTGGTAAATTCATATTTTCCCAATCATCAAGCCAAAGCAGAAACTGTTTCAAGAAATTTCTTCGTTCATCTGATGGATTGTTAGTTAAAGGTTTCTGCATCTCCTCCCTTGATCGTAatcctttgagtggtgtctttacattTACAATACTCcaccatttatttattatttctataaACTTGGCAGTGCCTTCGTAGTTCTGGAGATTGTTCGTAGGACCTAGCTTTAAGAGACTGTTCGCAATATGACCACTAAACACTTGCATTACAAGCTTGACATTTTGCCTCTCTAAATTTGATGGCCATACAGCCTTAATACTCAAACCATATCCAAATTTTAACAATTTATGACTTTCTGACTCAAACAGACCTCGAAGAGCAGAAAATGAAGCATAGTTAGTGTTGTCCCTTTCAATGAAATCAGGATAGACAAATGTACAGCCATCATTCTTCAAATTTATCCAATTATTTCTTATGCACTTAAATATATGGACAGCATCAATTAAAAAGAATAATGGCCTTGTAGGTTCAGCTGGGTGGGGGTACACAATACTCATTTGAGGTGGGTTTGCAAAATTAGAAATAGCTCGCCTATTTATAGAGTTATTATCAGTAATTATACAAATTACCTTAAAACCTAATTTCTCCAAGCCAACCACAACATTTTTTGTTACATCAAACAATTTGTCTGCAGTCATTTTAttgacaggcaaaatattaaccacATCCTTGAGAGAGGAAACAACACCCTGAACCATAAACACATGTGCTGTTGTAGCAAGCATGGCTGTATCATATGCCATaccaacaacattaccacctttataaTCTAAGTATGGTTTTAGGTGTATTTCATCTAACATGAGTGTTACTACACGCTCATAGTCCTCTAGTTGTGGTACCTTATCTTTCATGTATGACAAAAAGTTTTCATTACTAGGATCAACATTCACATATCCACATAACTTTCTTATGGTGTTTGGATGAGGTAGAATAATACATCCATAACTTCTTAAGAATTTATATGCATGGGCTGATATGAAAAACAGTAAAGATGCGAATATCAATACATTTGAGTCAAACCTATGTCTTTCGGGTTGTGTAACACATAACTGAAGTTGGGATTTTAAGAATTCAACAGTTTTTTGCTTTTTTTCCCCACAATTTAAGTTGTCCATGAGTTGCACAATGAGATCACTACACTGGTGATTATTAGTTCTTTCTAACATGAAACTCTGACAGGTTTTCATGATATTTTCTATTTCTGGAATAGAAGACACTACTTTAGGAATATCTTCACAGTTAATTTCATAACCACCTAAAAATACACTAACACTGAGGTTTCCATCaataattatatatacaatatCATGTGGCACTTTGTCAGAATCTATGTACAGAAAAATAACACTCTGGTTCTTATTTACAACTGACCATTTAACACCAACACTTACATAACTTAATCTCTCAGTTAAGTCAGCAAATGTTTGAAAGGAATATTTTTCTCTGAATTCACTTAATGTGTTTAAACTGTTGGCAATAGCTGACTAATGCTCTTGCttcttgcatttctttcttttctgaTGGTGCATCTCGATGGAATGTGGATGTCTTGtttaaatatgatgggcagtttgGAAGTTTACATGGTATAGCTGTTTTAGTTAACTGTGGTTTACTTAATGGCACAGTTAAGGTCTTCCCAGTCTTTGAATCTACAGCTTTCGATTCCCACAATATGTcattttccatgaaatgtaagtgACACAcctgttgaaaattaaaaacatggCATTAGCTAGGTAGATTACCATAACCAAATAAATTATCCTGATAGGCCTAAATGTACCTACTCCTGTTTTAAGAACCTTCTGTAATAACCCAGGGAATGACAGAACGTCACTTTTTATCTGCATGAGTCGGTTTAACTACACGGTTGGGTAAGTAATGTAGATACTTGACCTATATCATCTAGACATAACCTCATTGCTGAATCTCTTATTCTTAtaataattataagctataaaccTGCTCATATCTGAGGAGGAGGGAAACTGGTTGTCCCGAACAGTATAACATATGCCACGATAAATAAAGTCAATAACTGTACTCACCACTGAATTCTTTGTAGGTTCAAAATCTTTCCTCTTAATGCCTCTTAACCATTTGTTCCTCAGATCTTCATTTTGGGGAAATTTAAAAACATGCACTTTGTTTGCACTATCGTAATTCCCTCTGCAATTAGGGACACAGCACTTAAAAACCATTATTACATCAACAGCAATAACCTGTTAAGAATATTTCCACTGATAAATCAAACACCACATGCACACCAGTCTCGACAGTACGACCACGGAACTCACGTTCGCCTGTTGATAGTGACGTCACCAGCTTCAGAGCAGAGAGCTGGTAGGCTTTGTAATCTAGGTGGCGTtgggctagcccagtgcggccgggctggtgtgacgtaaatgggggcagcttacgtcacagtgaagcgagagagcggacacactcTGCAGGGAGGGGAgaagtgacgttcgattgtgattatgaagctctcctccgctactcagcgaaatgctgactggtgtacagtatttaaaataaaacccTATGATCGTAAGAAAATCgaacttttcaagatattccggtttgatttatactgcgatCGATATAAACAGTCTGTTTTAGTTTATATGTATTAATTCAAAGAAAACAACTGGCGTTAtaatttttgttacaatctacaaaggtactgggtttaagcgtacaagctacagtTTACAAATGCTTGCATGGGAAGGAGAGTATTTTCATTTAAGAAAGTAAAATTCATGgtgttcattaagcaaaaagtaatttaacataattcaacaagttcacTATTGGATTTTGCACAGCGTTGTAGTGTTGGGTGACTTTctttgttcactgaatttctgaaaatagtatttaaaagttaacaggcgtccgatgataatagctagcctctaaatggcgggggagtttcatcatgagtgtagctgcagtcgcttaagtgcggccagtatccagtaatcgggagataatgggttcaagccccactgtcggcagccctgaagatcgttttccatggtttcccattttcacaccaggcaaatgccgcggctgtaccttaattaaggccacggccgcttccctccaattcctaggcctttcctatcccatcgtcgccgtaagacatatctgtgtcggtgcgacgtaaagcaaatagcaaaaaaaaaaaaaaaatcatgagtgaggacatagatacttactatccaagattaaagtacaacaacaatataaatatatctaccagatagatacACAGTATACCTTGttctggccaggttagggatttttacgtggaACTGAGTGtcggtacgaggtccactcagcccacgtgattacaattgagaagttatcttacgttgagatagtggccccggtctagaaagattcgtcgtgctgaccaaacggcacctcataatctgcaggccttccgactGAGCAAAGGTCACTTGGTAGGTCGTATTCCTTCGGGGCTCTTGTGCCACGGGACTTCGTTTTAGACGATATATTTCTCAAAAAATGTGATAAACATACGCCGTTTTGTACTgcagacgaccgggcgagttggccgtgcgcgtagaggcgtgcggctgtgagcttgcatccgggagatagtaggttcgaatcccactatcggcagccctgaagatggttttccgtggtttcccattttcacaccaggcaaatgctggggctgtaccttaattaaggccacggccgcttccttccaactcctaggcctttcccatcccatcgtcgccataagacctatctgtgtcggtgcgacgtaaagcccctagcaaaaaaaaaaaaaaaaaaaaaaagtactgcagACGACCATCAATATCTCGAACCtcaattactcgaattttcagtttcACGAAGTAACTTATATTTAGTTATTTACTTATTtctctagagcctccgtggctcaggcggcagcgtgccggcctctcattgctggatacggtggttcaaatcccggtcactccatgtgatatttgtgctggacaaagcgtaggcggggcaggtttttctccgggtactccggttttccctggcatctttcattccagcaacactttccattaacatgtcatttaatctgtcagtcatttatcattgcaccagaggattgtgtcaggcttcggcagccggcacatttcctatcctcgccgctagatggggcttcattcatttcattcctgacccggtcgaatgactggaaacaggctgcggaatttcacttatttctctattattcaaaattcggttacatgaatttccCGGTTTCTCGAAGCAGGCATTACCCCCTTAAAGCCAAAAAATactttgtaactcgaattttgtgcaatattaactgtgcaatGCGGCACTTGTAGTttgcgaggaacagttaacaagtaagcaAAGGTTTACAGTgacgctgggagctaatatgacgggaaccgaaaaaccaaaacttctaatgatcggaaaattggTGATGCCTCGCTGTTACTCGGGTGCCAATTgataccggtcacgtacgaaagcaacctccgAAGTCGCGCTTGACAAGCTCCATGTACGAATCTCGGCTGtttggtattgacgagaagtttcaacgtgaagggaggaaaggctAACAGTAACAggcagaagagactaacggatttatTCAAAAGATGTTAAAAAATGTTTCTTGTTACACTTCTGCatttactgtatcctgtcttctaaaaagttactataataagtgttatacttaaagtgatgccgtaaaatagagtttgtttgtacatttgtaagtactgttaaaaataatgtaaccgggcgagttggccgtgcggttaggagcgcggagctgtgagctcgcatcggggagatagtgggttcgaacgccactgtcggcggccctgaaggtggttttccgtggtttcccatttttacaccaggcaaatgctggggctataccttaattaaggccacggcgacttccttcccattccttggcctttcctgtcccatcgtcgccataagacctatccgtgtcggagcgacgtaaagcaactagcaaatatatatatataaaagaatgtATTCAGTatagcccgtagatacatatgattccaTTATGTgccatacatgctcaaaaacgatttTTCTCCCGAGACGATTCGAGAGGCCTGGTGGTGAGGCCTCAGGCTATGGAACCGAaacactaaaataaataaaaaatgcggAGAGGTGAAATAAACAATATTATGAACATAGAAAGAAGACTGGTTAGGGGCATTTTTGGACCAAGGACAACAGAAGCAGAATATAACCGGCCCCGatctaataaaaaatatatatgtacatgTGGAGAATATAGAACACACCATGCGTAAAAGAGGATTGTCGATTTTCGAacatttgaacagaatgaataatgacagactGACAAGACAAACGTTTAATAAAATCATAAAGCTTTAACTACAACCAGCATGGTTTACACGGACTTTAAACGAAGCAAACATTGACATTAAGGTTACACATATCAGAAAGTTAATTAGGGACAAAAGTGATCTTCAGGAATGAACAAGAAAGAAATAGAAAACAGGCACATAACATAGAACAGCTGCAGAAACAGAAATCAGAACGAATGAAACAAATGTGGGCGGAGAGGGAGAAGTATTAATTTAACGTGCTCTATAAAAGTACATATGTGGTAATGAGcgaatttttaaatacagtgtttatataggatttttCTGACtgctgggctgaatggtcagcgttgaggccttcggttgagagggtcccgggttcgattcacagccgggtcggggattttaatcgcgtgtgattaattatcTTTACTCGGGGGCTGGTATTTGtgttttgtcccaacactctcctttgcatattcagacaacacactacatcaCCAATATACCaaagtaacacgcaatagtgattacatccctccaatatAGGGTTGCGTGAAGAAGGGCATTCGGTTGTTaaatagggccaagtccacatgtgcgacatggGAAAAGTGATAGAGGGAGAagaattgcaagttgctttacgtcgcaccaacacagataggtcttatagcgacgatgggataggaaagggctagaaattggaaggaagccgccttggctttatttaaggcacagccccagtatttatctggtgtgaaaatgggaaactacggaaaaccatctttaggactacagacagtagggctcgaaccctctatcttccgaacactggattctggccgcacttaagcgactgcagctatcgagctcgatgaggaagaataataataataagaaagtgtttatataggatttacacGGGACTATTAAGATTTTGCAGTTATATCCAATATGTCGCAATAAACGGACTCGACTGTTTAAAGCGAGGAAATCAATGGAATGGACAAGTTCTTTGACCCGCGGCCCCGTTAAAAAATCTGACGGCAGTGACGCTAGTGATGACCAGGACAATGTTGGACCTGCTCCCACACATGAGAGGGTCTATCTTATCAGCAGGTGATAGCGGTGTAATGAAGCTTCGTCAACTCTGGGATGATATTAATTTAATCAAAATGACACCACATCAGTGGCGTCACCTGCTTcctgtgtaccttaattaactttACCTGCCAAGCAATGGCTTCCTGTATTGGCGCGTCGTTTAGCGTGGTGCTTTACAGTGTCTGAGGCTGGGGGTACTCGACTAGAGTTGGCATAATCGAATGACCTCCATCCGATTACTTAAactatcgaataaaataatcgaatgagtttcaaatatcattcagttgtatcgcatagaatattcggatgcgtcatgaagcaatttttcggtgtaagtgtgtcggatggataatcgattgaaataagcgaatagatgaactcttattatgaaaaacgtatctccaaatgttgaaactaaccGAGTGAATGAACTGCCTTAATAACATCAGTTTTCATTCGATAATTTCGAGagtattcactattcaattgcctcattcattcgaatggagtttcgaatgaataatcagaTGGAAAAAAATGTTCATTATTCGATTGACTtactcattcgaatgaataattgaaaaataatcgaatgagaaatataTTAGATTAATCGAACAGAATGAAATAATCAAATAAGCGATCATTTTGTATTCAACACTTTATTGAAGGCTTTTGAATTAtggatccggtctagaaagctaagaataacggccgagaggattcgtcgtgctgaccacacgacacctcgtaatctgcgggccttcgggatgagcagcggtcgcttgataggccaataccctttaagggctgtagtaccatggggtttgggttttgaaATATGGATGTACAAGATCTCATATCACCGAGGAAAAGCTCCTCCATTGCGCCGAGAATTCATGTGACGTCTTAGCACTCGCAAAACGTAGGAAAAGTCAGTCTACTACGTCACATTTTCCaacatgatattttttattttttactttacgtcgcaccggcacagataggtcttttggcgacgatgggacaggaaacgcctaggaatgtgaaggaagcggtcgtggctttaattaagatacagccccagaatttacctggtgtgaaaataggaaaccacgcgaaaccatcttcagggctgccgacagtgcgattcgaacccactatcccccggatgcgagctcatagctgcgcgctcctaaccgcacggacaactcgcccggtgagatgatAAATAAAGCCGAATAGAACTGATTATAGAGGGCAACACAGACAGGAAATATGGAGTAGAACTGTAGCCGGaaataaggctttttacagataaTGTTTACAGCCGCGGATTTTAAGGCAGTAATAGATCAGAATGCAAATCAATCTGACTATTAGGAAGTGTTTGTCATCTAGCCCATTCCTCCATGGTATAGCGagacaggggttctgatgggccaagACCAACTATGGTATATCAgatcttaatgcagctatcgatattggCTAAAATGGCGCCGCGACCGGTTTCTTCTAATCTAAACATGAGTATGTGCGAagcatcagtttaatcctttctgttggtttggtttgattacgAAACGTTAATGTAGTGATGCATTTATTgacatttggttttaaaactactttgatatattaggacgtgtcgatcgtaatgtgtgcctggatgtaatttatattacagcagatgcactcacaCTCAGAtaaagtgtacttaatgcatcgtgataaTTTCTAAGTTACAAATAATGTATTAGAGTGTactaaaacattcgaggataaatttagCAATAGAGAGGATGTTTCCTATGTACTTCATGAGCTATTTTTCCGGATAAAGCCAAAACTTTGTGTTGGTgcctatcctagtacatttctcaattaatATACCTCTTGaggtttttaaaagtgaggttataaaaagtgataacgctatttatttattttatctgtgaatgaagactatattctctttgttaaattagaggacaaggtatcaactgatatactatcacttacagtacgtatttacgttgccaacgatttgtgTGTTAAAGTGCTTTGTACGAAAAGGCATAcgccaccagagaacttcaaataaaTTCTCCttttgattatctgaagtgaaacagatgtagtatAGCAGTTGATCgcgactggacgataacacatgagtccaaccacacctttcaaaaagaagaaggagaatagcAGTTTGatgaatcattatcagaatcattgttatgaaaGAATTGAAATTCgtaacaaggttatgtttctaataaatttcttgaacgaggtaggctattatatttaaaagcgtatggtaatataaatgtaattcaactaaatgtaccgagctcgatagctgcagtcgcttaagtgcggccagtatccagtaatcgggagatagtgggttcgagccccactgtcggcagccctgaagatggttttccgtggtttcccattttcacaccaggcaaatgccggggctgtaccttaattaaggccacggccgcttccttccacttcctgggcctttcctatcccatcgtcgccataagacatatctgaaagcaaatagcaaaaaaaaaaaaaaaaaaaactaaatgtatttctaaaacacgTATTGATTTATAGggagaagaattacggtctgggaTAATTTACTAATGGtgccccctactatatctacaccaattcaaTAAATTACCAGCTTCTTTTTGaagtcgtttaagaaaagactaggcagaAAATTGATACataatctgccacttggatgacagccctaaattcagatcattgattgattgattgattgattgattgattgattgattgattgattgattgatcgatcgatcttgggtgcgaactgtgtcgcacatggggatgTAGCCctcttttatggccggatgcccttcccgacgccaaccctatatggttggatgtaatcactattgcgtgtttctgtgatggttggtaatgtggtgtgttgtcttaatatgaagaggagagtgttggcacaTACACAAccacccagtttccgagccagaagaattaaacagaagcgattaaaatccccgacccggccgcgaattgaacccgggaccctctgaaccgaaaggcagcacgctgaccattcagccagcgagtcggacattactattattattattattattattattattattattattattattattattattagaatgacaGGTAGATTGTATAATCGTGGCCCACAGATCACCATATAAAATGAAAATGGTGCataattagctgtcacccccagaggcgcggtttccattcccggctctgccataaaatttgaaaagtggtatgatggcTAGAACGGCgaccagtcagcctcgggaggtcaactgagtagaggtgggttcgattcccacctcagccatcctcgaagtggttttccctggtttcccacttcccctccaggcaaatgccggaatggtacctaacttaaggccaaaggcctcttccttgtctatcccttccattcttccatcCCTCCACAGgttccccgttcagcatagcaggtgaggccgcctgagcgggatactggtcctcctccccagttttattccccgacccaaagtctcacgctccaagacattgcccctgaggcggtagatgtggggtccctcgctgtgtccgaggaaaaaaccaaccctaggtggtaaacagattaaataataataataataataataataataataataataataataataataataatctatggtctTAGCTACCTTGTACTAGCATTTTAATTTTAGTCATCTGGCTGTCTGGTCGTCAATTTCTACgttgcgttttactctaggcctactagatggcagagtaagcaaaccgaatctctcttggccgtctatggctgagttttgacGAATTTTGTCAGGTagtcaccagggatcttttatttgtcgacatcgtacgacatggagtgtcgcatgGACGTTTCTCcacaaaccaaacccaaaccccatgacgcaaagacccccgaagggccatggcttaccaagcgaccgctactcagcccgaaggcctgcagattatgaggtattgtggggtcagcacaacgaatcctctcagccgttattcttggttttctaggctggggccactatctcaccgtcagacaactcctcaattgtaatcacgtaggctgagtggacctcgaaccagtcctcagatacaggtaaaaatccctggactggcttggaatcgaacctgggacctttgggtaagacgcaggcacgctacccctacaccgcggggctggctctttttccccacccttcaaaaatccgactaacatCGCTACGCCGACACTCTACTTCTACACGATAGCCTCTGAACGTGTCACCCACTACGACAGGTGGGGAATACCGTGGCTGAATTCCACCATCTTCACCCACATGGGGGAGAGAGAGAGTAGCATACAAGCCATACCAGTGATTTTTAGAGAAACAGAGTGATCAGTCATGGTCACTCCAGCGGTGTCACAGTAGAGCTAATGAGGCCGCTCATTAATTATCTCAAGTCTCAACTTACGTGACAGCGATATTCTC is drawn from Anabrus simplex isolate iqAnaSimp1 chromosome 1, ASM4041472v1, whole genome shotgun sequence and contains these coding sequences:
- the LOC137500537 gene encoding uncharacterized protein; the protein is MKTCQSFMLERTNNHQCSDLIVQLMDNLNCGEKKQKTVEFLKSQLQLCVTQPERHRFDSNVLIFASLLFFISAHAYKFLRSYGCIILPHPNTIRKLCGYVNVDPSNENFLSYMKDKVPQLEDYERVVTLMLDEIHLKPYLDYKGGNVVGMAYDTAMLATTAHVFMVQGVVSSLKDVVNILPVNKMTADKLFDVTKNVVVGLEKLGFKVICIITDNNSINRRAISNFANPPQMSIVYPHPAEPTRPLFFLIDAVHIFKCIRNNWINLKNDGCTFVYPDFIERDNTNYASFSALRGLFESESHKLLKFGYGLSIKAVWPSNLERQNVKLVMQVFSGHIANSLLKLGPTNNLQNYEGTAKFIEIINKWWSIVNVKTPLKGLRSREEMQKPLTNNPSDERRNFLKQFLLWLDDWENMNLPGGTLTKETHSALKLTTYGLIELAEYCLSELNMSYLLPGKFQTDALEARFGLYRRLSGSQYHVSVRQIFEAEKKLRLSSSLQLSLKHGTSSKLTISKLNVDEEDYPLHNDCLETEHFKHINVSETDLKISDSDLAVLTYVAGYCCYSILRKLKCQNCSEFLVLDKKLACGKEHELITELDRGGLKYPQELPVMIVMYTYYLRTF